A genomic stretch from Thermoplasmata archaeon includes:
- a CDS encoding DUF1848 domain-containing protein: MIINTGGRTDTVQYFTPWLLRRFEEGYVLSRNPMFPDKVTRYELTPDKVDCVVFCSKNYEPILDDLHKITDRFNTYFFYTITAYGKDVEPGVPSIDDSIATLKRLSSMVGKERLVWRYDPVLLTDRYTVDSHLSIVSYMAKEIAPYVDRCVFSFVEMYDKLQFNMPEIIPITDGDKRRIAEGLGRIASENGLIIQSCGTDTDYSEFGVRKSGCMTLGALGKANGVVFRDLKHRGMRKGCHCIESRDIGWYDTCLNGCRYCYANTNPMKAFDNHSLHDVNSPLLLGHLKEGDTVQQGNQESYLKKSPKVIRLDDF; the protein is encoded by the coding sequence ATGATAATCAACACAGGCGGAAGAACAGACACTGTCCAATACTTCACGCCATGGCTCCTGAGAAGGTTCGAGGAAGGGTATGTCCTCTCACGCAATCCCATGTTCCCCGATAAGGTGACCCGTTACGAACTGACTCCGGATAAGGTGGATTGCGTCGTATTCTGCTCGAAGAACTACGAACCTATCCTGGACGATCTGCATAAGATAACCGATCGCTTCAACACATACTTCTTCTACACCATCACGGCCTATGGAAAGGATGTAGAGCCCGGTGTGCCCTCGATCGATGATAGTATTGCCACTCTGAAGAGGCTCTCATCAATGGTAGGGAAGGAGAGGCTGGTGTGGAGATACGACCCGGTACTTCTCACCGACAGATATACCGTGGATTCCCATTTGTCGATAGTCTCCTACATGGCCAAGGAGATAGCACCCTATGTGGACAGGTGTGTATTCAGTTTCGTCGAGATGTATGACAAGCTGCAATTCAACATGCCCGAGATCATCCCCATCACGGACGGCGATAAGAGGAGGATCGCCGAAGGACTTGGCAGGATAGCTTCGGAGAACGGGCTGATTATACAGTCCTGCGGCACAGACACGGATTATTCCGAATTTGGAGTAAGGAAGTCAGGCTGTATGACCCTGGGAGCGCTGGGAAAGGCCAACGGAGTAGTATTCAGGGATCTGAAGCACAGAGGCATGAGGAAGGGATGCCATTGCATCGAGAGCAGGGACATAGGATGGTACGATACATGCTTGAACGGATGCAGGTATTGTTATGCTAACACCAATCCGATGAAGGCGTTCGACAATCACTCTCTGCACGATGTCAACTCGCCGTTGCTTCTTGGACATCTCAAAGAAGGCGATACGGTACAGCAGGGTAATCAGGAATCCTATCTGAAGAAGAGCCCTAAAGTAATCAGGCTCGACGATTTCTGA
- a CDS encoding valine--tRNA ligase, producing the protein MAYDSASIEKRWQEMWRDDKHYRFDPKSDKPVFSIDCPPRYTSGPLHLGHATGYSMIDFAARYKRMNGFNVFFPLCFDVNGTPIEVKVEKKHGINKLDTPRQEYRRLCEEFANGFIEQMTHDYEMLGESMDPSIYYQTDAPYYRRITQLSFINLFKRGLVYKANFPVNWCPSCMTALADAEVEYRDNVNKLNYIKFYFADNKDEYMLIATTRPELLCTCKAVAVHPDDKEKAKLVGKELVTPLFGRKVKIISDPKVKMDYGTGNVMICTIGDKDDLEWTMKYKFEMEKGIDEQGKMTELAGKYCGMPVLEARDAAIQDLKDQGFMVKQEDNPQQVSICWRCHTPIEFLQVPQWFLKTTDFKEQILKRAEEINWFPEFMKVRLQDWTNSLSWDWVLSRQRIFATPIPVWECEKCGHAVCATEEMCYCDPTLDAAPVDKCPKCGGKMIGCTDVFDTWMDSSGSSLYNTFWGRDEELHKKLFPMSLRPQSHDIIRTWAFYSILRADQIKDSIPWENIMIHGFIMAPDGTPMHSSIGNVIDPIPILQKYGADALRYYVTTCSLGMDTAFREKDVIRGSKICNKVYNIGQFASKFIHDVPEKCDSLRLSDRWIISKYSKTVKEVTDSMEVYEFDKAMRVLEDFIWHELADNYIEMVKGRDDDAVRYTIYNVLLGSMKLLAPMMPHISEEVYQSHLKQIDGGKSIHLTCWPKPIFIDEQAEMEGEKLAEVIAQIRAWKGEKKIPLNQELSMIEFVGKDLKFLESSVQDLKDTTKAKEVKVEAEAKLTEEVIGVKPVHAKLGPAYKGQAKAIVSAVAAMDVKDAASRLASGALEIEADGETLTVPAEFFQLEKALMLEGKSVETIQIGDVLVLIEQ; encoded by the coding sequence ATGGCATATGATTCAGCTTCTATCGAGAAACGCTGGCAGGAGATGTGGAGGGATGACAAGCACTACCGCTTCGATCCCAAATCAGATAAGCCTGTCTTCAGTATTGACTGCCCACCCAGATACACATCCGGACCGCTCCATCTCGGACACGCTACCGGATACTCCATGATCGATTTCGCCGCCCGTTACAAGAGGATGAACGGATTCAACGTTTTCTTCCCTCTCTGTTTCGACGTCAACGGAACGCCTATCGAGGTCAAGGTGGAGAAGAAGCACGGAATAAACAAGCTCGACACTCCCAGGCAGGAGTACAGAAGGTTGTGCGAGGAGTTCGCCAACGGCTTCATCGAGCAGATGACGCACGATTACGAGATGCTCGGAGAATCCATGGATCCCAGCATCTACTACCAGACCGACGCCCCCTACTACAGGAGGATAACGCAGCTGTCGTTCATCAACCTGTTCAAGAGGGGACTGGTCTACAAGGCTAACTTCCCTGTCAACTGGTGCCCCAGCTGTATGACCGCTCTGGCGGATGCTGAGGTCGAGTACAGGGACAACGTTAACAAGCTGAATTACATCAAGTTCTACTTCGCAGACAACAAGGACGAGTACATGCTCATCGCCACAACCAGGCCTGAGCTGCTCTGTACCTGTAAGGCCGTGGCCGTCCATCCTGACGATAAGGAGAAGGCGAAGCTGGTAGGAAAGGAACTGGTCACACCCCTCTTCGGAAGGAAGGTCAAGATTATCTCCGACCCCAAGGTCAAGATGGATTACGGAACAGGAAATGTCATGATCTGTACCATCGGCGACAAGGACGATCTCGAGTGGACGATGAAGTACAAGTTCGAGATGGAGAAGGGAATCGACGAGCAGGGTAAGATGACCGAGCTTGCAGGAAAGTACTGCGGAATGCCCGTACTCGAGGCAAGGGACGCCGCCATCCAGGACCTCAAGGACCAGGGATTCATGGTCAAGCAGGAGGACAACCCTCAGCAGGTCTCCATCTGCTGGAGATGCCACACGCCCATCGAGTTCCTTCAGGTCCCCCAGTGGTTCCTCAAGACCACCGATTTCAAGGAGCAGATCCTCAAGAGGGCGGAAGAGATCAATTGGTTCCCCGAATTCATGAAGGTCAGGCTCCAGGACTGGACCAACTCCCTCAGCTGGGATTGGGTCCTCAGCAGACAGCGTATCTTCGCTACACCCATCCCTGTTTGGGAGTGCGAGAAGTGCGGACATGCCGTATGTGCAACAGAGGAGATGTGCTACTGCGACCCCACGCTGGATGCGGCACCCGTTGACAAGTGCCCCAAGTGCGGCGGAAAGATGATCGGATGCACCGATGTGTTCGACACATGGATGGATTCATCCGGATCATCCTTGTACAACACGTTCTGGGGAAGGGACGAGGAGCTCCACAAGAAGCTGTTCCCCATGTCACTCAGGCCCCAGTCCCACGATATCATCAGGACATGGGCATTCTATTCGATCCTCAGGGCGGACCAGATCAAGGATTCCATCCCCTGGGAGAACATCATGATCCACGGATTCATCATGGCTCCTGACGGAACCCCGATGCACTCATCGATCGGTAATGTCATCGATCCCATCCCGATCCTGCAGAAGTATGGTGCGGACGCGCTCAGGTACTACGTCACCACATGCTCGCTTGGAATGGATACCGCGTTCAGAGAGAAGGATGTCATCCGCGGAAGCAAGATCTGCAACAAGGTCTATAACATCGGTCAGTTCGCATCCAAGTTCATCCACGACGTGCCGGAGAAGTGTGACTCGCTGAGGCTCTCCGACAGGTGGATCATCAGCAAGTACTCCAAGACCGTGAAGGAAGTAACAGACTCAATGGAGGTCTATGAGTTCGACAAGGCAATGAGGGTCCTCGAGGACTTCATTTGGCACGAGCTCGCAGACAATTACATCGAGATGGTCAAGGGAAGGGATGACGATGCTGTCAGGTACACGATCTACAACGTTCTGCTTGGAAGCATGAAGCTCCTGGCCCCCATGATGCCGCACATCTCTGAAGAGGTCTACCAGTCCCATCTGAAGCAGATCGACGGCGGAAAGTCCATACACCTCACCTGCTGGCCCAAACCCATCTTCATCGATGAGCAGGCCGAGATGGAAGGAGAGAAACTGGCAGAGGTCATCGCACAGATCCGTGCATGGAAGGGAGAGAAGAAGATCCCTCTCAACCAGGAGCTCAGCATGATCGAGTTCGTCGGAAAGGACCTGAAGTTCCTGGAGTCTTCGGTGCAGGATCTTAAGGACACCACCAAGGCCAAGGAGGTCAAGGTGGAGGCCGAAGCAAAGCTGACAGAGGAAGTCATAGGCGTCAAGCCTGTGCATGCCAAGCTCGGACCTGCATACAAGGGACAGGCTAAGGCCATCGTTTCCGCAGTTGCGGCGATGGATGTCAAGGATGCGGCTTCCAGGCTTGCATCGGGGGCATTGGAGATCGAGGCGGACGGAGAGACCTTGACCGTCCCCGCCGAGTTCTTCCAGCTCGAGAAGGCTCTGATGCTCGAAGGCAAATCCGTCGAGACTATTCAGATCGGCGACGTGCTCGTACTGATCGAGCAGTGA